A window of the Serratia sarumanii genome harbors these coding sequences:
- a CDS encoding ATP-binding protein translates to MSAKFPPLIAVIGSDGSGKSTVCEHLIAYMKHYGPAVQVHLGKQAGNVGRAAAKLPLLGRSVGKAIESNTKKVKTKKSRIGLLPSAVIIAFVGRRLLRFRRMLAYRRQGFIVLTDRFPQAQIPGAYDGTVFPVDVEGSRFVRWLAARERAAFQWMAGQKPDLVLKLNVSLAVACARKPDHRKAALEKKIAVTPLLTFEGADIVDLDADRPIEEVLSAAEKAIAEFMAAQGYRYSADEVSTAAH, encoded by the coding sequence ATGAGTGCAAAATTTCCGCCGCTGATTGCGGTTATCGGCAGCGACGGATCGGGTAAGTCCACCGTTTGTGAACATCTGATCGCGTATATGAAACATTATGGCCCGGCGGTGCAGGTGCATCTGGGCAAACAGGCGGGCAACGTCGGCCGCGCGGCGGCGAAATTGCCGCTGCTCGGGCGCTCGGTGGGCAAGGCAATCGAGAGCAATACCAAAAAAGTCAAAACGAAAAAATCCCGGATTGGCCTGCTGCCGTCGGCGGTGATCATCGCTTTTGTGGGGCGGCGGCTGCTGCGTTTTCGCCGCATGCTGGCGTATCGTCGGCAAGGGTTCATCGTGTTGACCGACCGTTTTCCGCAGGCGCAAATCCCTGGCGCTTACGACGGCACGGTTTTTCCCGTCGACGTTGAAGGGAGCCGTTTCGTCCGTTGGCTGGCGGCGCGCGAGCGGGCGGCGTTCCAATGGATGGCGGGGCAAAAACCGGATCTGGTGCTCAAGCTGAATGTCAGTCTGGCGGTGGCCTGCGCGCGCAAACCCGATCACCGCAAAGCGGCGCTGGAGAAGAAGATCGCCGTCACGCCGTTATTGACGTTCGAAGGCGCCGACATCGTGGATCTCGATGCCGATCGGCCGATCGAGGAGGTGCTTTCGGCGGCGGAAAAAGCCATCGCGGAATTTATGGCGGCGCAGGGTTATCGCTATTCCGCTGATGAAGTATCAACGGCTGCGCACTGA
- a CDS encoding lipoprotein, whose amino-acid sequence MSQQIRPSSDRSPVRVIAITGCDGSGKSTLAASLVNALSPQEPAELLYLGQSSGRIGEWISSLPIIGAPFGRYLLKKSERVHERPSTPPDNATALVIFLLSYWRVYKFRRMLKKSRSGALLITDRYPQAEVAGFRFDGPQLAKTAGGNRWIRWLRKREQNLYQWMASYQPLLLIRLDIDEQTAYSRKPDHSLAALREKIAVIPHLTFNGANILDLDGREPANRIFDESLRAVKISLRAANA is encoded by the coding sequence GTGAGTCAGCAGATAAGACCTTCATCTGATCGCTCGCCCGTGCGCGTAATAGCGATAACCGGCTGTGACGGCTCGGGAAAATCCACGTTAGCCGCCAGCCTGGTCAACGCCTTATCGCCACAAGAACCTGCCGAACTGCTTTATCTCGGCCAGTCTTCCGGGCGCATCGGCGAATGGATCAGTTCGCTGCCGATTATTGGCGCCCCCTTCGGGCGTTATTTGCTGAAGAAGTCGGAGCGCGTGCATGAGCGCCCTTCCACGCCGCCGGATAATGCCACGGCGCTGGTGATTTTTTTACTCTCCTATTGGCGCGTTTATAAATTCCGTCGCATGCTGAAGAAAAGCCGCAGCGGCGCATTGCTGATCACCGATCGTTATCCGCAGGCCGAAGTGGCGGGGTTTCGTTTCGATGGCCCGCAGCTGGCGAAAACCGCCGGCGGCAATCGCTGGATCCGCTGGCTGAGAAAGCGCGAACAAAACCTCTACCAATGGATGGCGTCTTATCAGCCCTTATTATTAATTCGGCTGGATATTGACGAACAAACGGCCTATTCACGCAAACCCGATCACTCGCTGGCGGCATTGCGTGAAAAAATCGCCGTCATCCCGCACCTGACGTTTAACGGCGCTAACATATTGGATTTAGACGGCCGCGAGCCGGCCAACCGTATTTTCGACGAGTCTCTGCGCGCCGTTAAAATATCGCTGAGGGCCGCCAATGCCTAA